A genomic region of Rhodococcus sp. B50 contains the following coding sequences:
- a CDS encoding CoA-acylating methylmalonate-semialdehyde dehydrogenase, which translates to MTVIPHWLDNKPFTGTNGTSAPVTNPATGAVTAEVALASTDDARTVIEAAAAAFPAWRDTSIAKRTQILFAFRELLNARKQELAAIITSEHGKVLSDALGEVSRGQEVVEFACGIAHLLKGGMTENASTKVDMASIRQPIGPVGIISPFNFPAMVPMWFFPIAIAAGNTVVLKPSEKVPTAALWIAELWAEAGLPAGVFNVLQGDKTAVDELLTNPAIKAISFVGSTPIAKYVYETATAHSKRVQALGGAKNHAVVLPDADLDLAADAMVNAGFGSAGERCMAISALVAVGDIADELVAKIKDRTLSLKTGDGTKDSDMGPLVSKAHRDKVSSYIDAGEAAGATVVVDGRAVQADGGSDGFWLGPTLLDHVTTDLSVYTDEIFGPVLSVVRVGTYDEALELINSNPYGNGTAIFTNDGGAARRFQNEVEVGMVGVNVPIPVPTAYYSFGGWKNSLFGDTHAHGTEGVHFFTRGKVVTTRWLDPNHGGINLGFPQND; encoded by the coding sequence ATGACCGTCATCCCACACTGGTTGGACAACAAGCCCTTCACCGGCACCAACGGCACATCGGCCCCGGTCACCAACCCCGCCACCGGCGCAGTGACTGCAGAAGTTGCACTCGCGAGCACAGACGACGCCCGCACGGTGATCGAGGCAGCCGCGGCGGCGTTCCCCGCATGGCGAGATACCTCGATCGCCAAGCGCACACAGATTCTGTTCGCATTCCGTGAACTGCTCAACGCCCGCAAGCAGGAATTGGCTGCGATCATCACCTCCGAGCACGGCAAGGTGCTCTCCGACGCGCTCGGTGAGGTCTCCCGCGGCCAGGAGGTCGTCGAATTTGCCTGCGGCATCGCCCACCTTCTCAAGGGTGGGATGACCGAGAACGCGTCGACCAAGGTCGACATGGCGTCGATCCGCCAGCCCATCGGGCCGGTTGGCATCATCTCCCCGTTCAACTTTCCCGCCATGGTTCCGATGTGGTTCTTCCCCATCGCGATTGCCGCCGGGAACACCGTGGTCCTCAAGCCGTCGGAAAAGGTTCCCACGGCAGCGCTGTGGATCGCCGAACTGTGGGCCGAGGCGGGCCTGCCTGCCGGCGTGTTCAACGTCCTGCAGGGTGACAAGACAGCCGTCGATGAACTACTCACCAATCCGGCGATCAAGGCCATCTCCTTCGTCGGGTCGACCCCCATCGCGAAGTACGTCTACGAAACCGCAACCGCCCACAGCAAGCGCGTCCAGGCACTCGGCGGCGCGAAGAACCACGCCGTTGTTCTGCCGGACGCCGACCTCGATCTGGCCGCCGACGCGATGGTGAACGCGGGCTTCGGCTCCGCCGGTGAGCGCTGCATGGCGATCTCCGCACTGGTCGCGGTCGGGGATATCGCCGATGAGCTGGTTGCAAAGATCAAGGATCGCACCCTGAGCCTGAAAACCGGCGACGGCACAAAGGACTCGGATATGGGTCCATTGGTGAGCAAAGCACATCGTGACAAAGTGTCTTCCTACATCGACGCCGGCGAAGCTGCCGGCGCCACCGTCGTAGTCGACGGCCGGGCCGTGCAGGCCGATGGCGGAAGCGACGGATTCTGGCTCGGACCGACCCTTCTGGATCACGTCACCACCGATTTGAGCGTCTACACCGACGAGATCTTCGGCCCCGTCCTGTCCGTCGTACGGGTCGGGACCTATGACGAAGCCCTCGAATTGATCAACTCGAACCCCTACGGCAACGGCACCGCCATCTTCACCAACGACGGCGGCGCAGCCCGCCGCTTCCAGAACGAAGTCGAGGTCGGCATGGTCGGCGTCAACGTCCCCATCCCCGTCCCCACCGCGTACTACAGCTTCGGCGGCTGGAAGAACTCCCTCTTCGGTGACACACACGCCCACGGCACCGAAGGTGTGCACTTCTTCACCCGCGGCAAGGTCGTCACCACCCGATGGCTCGACCCCAACCACGGCGGCATCAACCTCGGCTTCCCGCAGAACGACTAA
- a CDS encoding IS5 family transposase (programmed frameshift), whose amino-acid sequence MSSRLVPDALWEIVEPLLPGFRTRPQGGGRAAIDDRAVFTAIVYVLTSGCAWRHLPPSFGVSVPTAHRRFTTWVKAGVFDELHRRVLDRLGAGGDLDWSAAILDAAHVRAKRGGSLTGPSPVDRGKNGSKIHILSDADGIPLVTAVTSANTHDSVMLQPMVTAIPAVRSRRGPRRCRPGRLRADKGYDYPVHRRWLRARGIVPRIARRGVDSSERLGRYRWKIERTLAWLTGYRRLTIRYERHGEHFAAFLQLAAALTCFKKLAK is encoded by the exons TTGTCTTCCCGGCTGGTACCGGATGCGTTGTGGGAGATCGTCGAACCGTTGCTGCCCGGCTTCCGGACGCGGCCGCAAGGCGGCGGCCGGGCGGCGATCGATGATCGGGCGGTGTTCACCGCGATCGTCTACGTGCTCACCAGCGGCTGTGCCTGGCGACACCTGCCGCCGTCGTTCGGAGTCAGTGTTCCGACCGCGCATAGACGGTTCACGACCTGGGTCAAGGCTGGGGTGTTCGACGAGCTGCACCGCCGGGTTCTCGATCGGCTCGGCGCCGGTGGGGACCTGGATTGGTCTGCCGCGATCCTCGATGCCGCGCACGTGCGGGCGAAAAGGG GGGGCTCTCTGACCGGTCCCAGCCCGGTCGATCGAGGCAAGAACGGCTCGAAGATCCACATCCTCTCCGACGCCGACGGCATTCCACTGGTCACGGCGGTGACCTCGGCAAACACCCACGACAGTGTGATGCTGCAGCCGATGGTCACTGCGATTCCAGCGGTGCGATCGCGTCGTGGTCCGCGTCGCTGCCGGCCCGGCCGGTTGCGGGCGGACAAGGGTTACGACTATCCCGTACACCGCCGGTGGCTGCGGGCACGGGGCATCGTTCCGCGGATCGCCCGTCGCGGCGTTGACAGCAGCGAACGCTTGGGACGTTACCGGTGGAAGATCGAACGCACCCTGGCGTGGCTGACCGGCTACCGGCGGCTGACCATTCGCTACGAACGTCACGGTGAGCACTTCGCCGCTTTTCTCCAACTCGCTGCGGCGTTGACCTGCTTCAAGAAACTTGCCAAATGA